From the genome of Hydrogenovibrio kuenenii DSM 12350:
GGTGGTTGGCAGGTTAGACTGAAGTTAGCCAGAGCTTTGATGCAGCGCTCGGATCTTTTGTTGTTGGATGAGCCGACAAACCATCTGGATATTGAAGCAGTATCCTGGCTGGTGCAATGGCTAAAAAGTTATGAGGGCGCCGTTATTGTTATTTCTCATGACCGTTTTTTTCTTGACGAAGTTGTGTCTGGCATTGCGCAAATTGAACAGCAGAAAATACACTTTTTTACGGGTAATTTTGAATCGTTTGAGCGGCAAAAAAATGCTCAGCTAATGCAACAACAAGCGCTGCATGAAACGCAGAAGCTAAAAATGCAGCAGCTTAAGTCCTTCATTTCTCGTTTCAAAGCCAAGGCTTCAAAAGCGAAGCAGGCACAAAGCAGAGTGAAGGCGTTAGAAAGAATGGAAGAGGTTGCCGCTGTACAGGCAATGAACCCTTTTAAATTCACGCTTTTTCAACCAGTGCATTTACCTGATCCGATGCTGAGAGTTGAATCTCTTGATTTCGGCTATGACAAACCGATTATTGAAAATGCCAGTCTAGTCCTAAGAGCCGGCGATAGAATAGGTTTAGTCGGTGTGAATGGTTCTGGGAAGTCCACGCTCCTAAAGCTTCTTATTCATGACCTATCTCCTCAGAAAGGCAAGGTCATACATGCTAAAGGCCTAAAAATAGGTTATTTTGCCCAGCATCAGCTTGAATCCTTAACGTTAGATTGGTCACCTTTAAACCACCTTGTTCAATTAGATAAGACTATTCAAGAAAATGACGGTGTACCGATTACTGATCAAGAAGCGAGAAGTTTTCTTGGGCGCTTTGGTTTTACTAATGAAAAAGCTCTTGAGACAGTTAAGCATTTTTCAGGTGGCGAAAAAGCCCGATTATCTTTAGCTTTAATGGTGTTTCAAAAGCCAAACTTGATTGTACTGGATGAGCCAACCAACCATTTGGATATGGAAACGCGTGATGCCTTGGATATGGCGTTACAAGAATTTAGTGGTGCGCTTATTTTAGTAACGCATGATCGTCATTTACTTTCTAGTATTGCTGATCAATATTGGTGGGTGCATGCCGGCCAAGTAGAAGCGTATTTTGGTTCCCTTGATGAGTATCTGAATCAAAGATTGCAGTGGATTAAAACTCAAAAAGCAGATGAACAAGAATCTAAGCTGGGTGATCAAGGTAATACAAAAAAAGAAAAACGTCAGGCAGGGGCACAGATTAGAAAACGCATTCAACAAGCCACTCGCACACAATCCAGTCGACTTAAGCAAGTTGAAAAGCTACTTGAACAGACTCAAACAGAAATACAGCAGTTGCATCTACAGCTTGAAGATAGCGCTTTGTATCAAACTGAAAACTCGGACAAATTGACGGAAATTCTAAAGAAAGAAGCGGAAGGTAAAAGGTTGCTAGAAAGTTTAGAAGAAGAGTGGTTGATGCTTGAAGAAGAAATTGCGGTAATTACGGAACAGTTATCAGAAGAAGATAGTTGAGCTTGGATATTTAAATATCCAAGCTCATTACGACATGCCTTATTGAGCGCAGCCTCTAAATGCACAGCCGTGTTGAAAACCAAGTTTACGAAGAATAGCTACCATTGGGCAGAAACCTGTAAATGCTGATATTAATAGGTTTACGCCAATAAATGCAGTTAGTAGTAACCAAGTTGCCGAAACATAGAAACCAAGACCTACACTGACTAAAATCATGGTCCCTACAACCATCATCATGATTTTTTCGATTTTCATTTTGTTGCTTCCTTAATAAATTAAATAGATTTATAACGATTAATTATATAAGAAAATGCTTATATGTCAATCTTCGTATATTTTTATAAGGTTTGGCGCTTGAAGCGCCAATGAATGTTTATAGTTTAGGTCAGTAATTAGATGCCTTTATATTTATCAATAAATTCAGTATAATCCTCCGATTGTTTTAAAGAGATACTGCAGGTTTAACTTAGTTTTGCCTGTGTAAGTACAAACCGAATTTTAATTTTGAGATAGTGACATCATGCAAGTAACAGTTGAAAAGCCGCAATCTGGTTTAGAGCATAAAATTACCGTTGTAATGCCTTCGGGTGATTTAGATTCAAAAGTTGAGAAGCGTTTAAATGAAATGCGTCGCAACGTCAAAATGGATGGTTTCCGTCCAGGTAAAGTACCGATGAGCGTTGTTAAAAAACGCTATGCTGATCAAGTTCGTCAAGAATTGATTGGTGATACTGTTCAACAGTCTTTTTACGAAGCAATCAAAAAAGAGAGCCTGAATGTTGCAGGTTATCCTATGTTTGATAGTCTTGATGAAAAAGACGGGTCTATCGAGTTTACGGCTAGATTTGATGTGTTTCCAGAAGTCGAACTACCTGACTTCTCTAAGTTGAAAGTTGAGAAGATTGTTGCAGAAGTGACTGATAAAGATGTCGATGGCATGATCAACAAGCTTCGCGAGCAAAAAATGGCTTGGAAGCCTTCTAAGAGTGCTGCTAAAAAAGCTAAGAAAGACGAACAAGTTATTATCGACTTTGTTGGTAAAAAAGATGGTGTTGAATTTGAACGTGGTAGCGCAGAAAACGTACCTTTAGTCTTAGGTAGTGGTCAAATGATCCCTGGCTTTGAAGATGGCATTATCGGTATGAAGAAGGGAGAAGAAAAAGTTATTGAAGTGACTTTCCCTGAAGACTATCAATCAGAAGAATTAAAAGGCCAAACAGTTACTTTTGATATTACTGTTCACTCTATTCAAACTAAAGTGCTACCTGATTTGGATGAAGAGTTTATTAAGTCATTTGGTATTGATGAAGGGACTGAAGAAGCTCTAAAAGCTGAAATCCGTTCTAACATGGAATCAGAATTAGCAAGAACAGTTGATAGTAAAAACCGTACAGCAATTTTTGATGCTTTATCAGAAGCGGTGAAAATTGATTTACCTAAGGCAGCGGTTGAACAAGAAGCTTCTGCATTGATGCAGCGTCAAGCTCAAAGTTTCCAAGAGCAAGGCATTAAGCCAGAAGATGTTGGCTTGACTATTGATGCGTTCATGCCTGATGCTGAAACGCGCGTTAAGCTTGGTTTAGTTCTTGGTGATATTATCAAGGAAAACAAAATCGAAGCGACAGATGCTGACAGAAAAGCATATATTGAAGAGCAAGCTTCTTCTTATGAAGATCCTCAGCAAGTTATCGACTGGTATGCAAAAAATCCTGATGCGCAACGCGAGATTGATTCTTTGCTAGTTGAAAAGCAAGTTGCGAACTTGATTTCTGAAAAAGCAAAATCTAAGGAAGTAAAAAAATCATTTGATGATGTAGTTAGTCAAGCTGGCTAATTTTTTACGTTCTAACCATAAAAACTTAATCTTGCCGTAAATTGTGATGATTTATTGGCATGGTTAAGTTTTTTTTTGTCCAATAAACAGCTAATATAGAAATCAAACGAATAATAAATAAAGAAGGTTGTATTGAATGTACTCAAGTGAAATTCAAAATGCACTAGTTCCAATGGTAATTGAACAAACGAGCAGAGGGGAAAGATCGTTTGACATTTATTCGCGCCTATTAAAAGAAAGAGTTATTTTCTTGGTGGGTCAAGTTGAAGACCATATGGCGAATCTTATTGTTGCTCAGTTACTGTTTTTGGAATCTGAAAACCCAGATAAAGATATTCACTTGTACATCAACTCTCCTGGCGGCAGTGTGACAGCCGGTATGGCAATTTATGACACTATGCGCTTTATTAAGCCTGACGTGAGCACCATGTGTATTGGTCAAGCTGCAAGTATGGGATCTTTTTTGTTGTCAGCAGGGGCAAAAGGCAAGCGTTTTGCTTTACCTAACTCACGTGTGATGATTCATCAACCTTTAGGTGGTTTTCAAGGTCAAGCATCTGACATTGAAATTCATGCCAAAGAAATTTTACAAATTAGAGACAAGTTGAATCGTGCGCTTTCTGATCATACTGGACAACCTATTGAACGTATCGAGCAGGATACTGATAGAGACAATTTTATGAGTGCAGAGCAAGCTTGTGAGTATGGTTTGGTTGATAAAGTATTAAGCAATCGATGATAGGCGGGTGAACTTATGAGTGAGAAAACATTGTATTGCTCGTTTTGTGGTAAAGCTCAAGATGAAGTAAAAAAATTAATTGCCGGCCCCTCTGTTTATATTTGTGATGAATGTGTTGAGCTTTGTAATGACATTTTAAAAGAAGAGTTTGGTGAAGAAGAGTTAAGCACATTTGAGCTAGAAAACTTACCGACACCACATGAAATTAGCGCGATTTTGGATGATTATGTCATTGGACAGAAACCAGCTAAAAAAGTACTGTCGGTTGCTGTTTACAATCACTACAAACGTTTGCAAAGTGGTCATGCAAAAGATGATGTTGAACTTAACAAAAGTAATATTTTGCTAATTGGTCCGACGGGTTCAGGGAAAACATTACTGGCTCAAACAATGGCAAGATTACTTGATGTGCCTTTTGCAATTGCCGATGCGACTACTTTGACAGAAGCTGGTTATGTTGGTGAAGACGTTGAAAGTATCGTTCTTAAGCTTTTACAGAAATGTGATAACGATCCAGAGAAAGCCGAAAGAGGGATTATTTATATCGATGAGATCGATAAGATAACTCGTAAATCGGAAAACCCATCTATTACGCGTGACGTTTCTGGTGAAGGCGTTCAGCAAGCGTTGCTTAAACTTATTGAAGGAACTGTGGCAAACATTCCTCCGCAAGGCGGCAGAAAACACCCTAATCAAGATATGATTCAGGTTGATACGTCTAAGATTCTGTTTATCGTTGGTGGTGCATTTGAAGGGCTTGATAAGATCGTCGAGCAAAGAACCGAAAAAAATGTAGGTATTGGTTTCTCAGCACAAGTGAAGTCACAAGATGAGAAAACCTCTTTAACTCAGAAGTTTAAAGATATAGAACCAGAAGACTTAATTAAGTTTGGTTTGATTCCTGAATTTGTCGGTCGATTGCCGGTTATTGCCGCTTTAGCGGAACTAGATGAAGATGCTTTGATTCAAATTTTGACCGAACCTAAAAATGCTTTGGTAAAACAATTCCAAAAAATGTTTGAACTGGAAGGTGCTGAACTCCAGTTTAGAAAGGATGCGTTGAGCGAAATTGCCAAAATGGCAATTGAAAGAAAAACCGGTGCACGTGGTTTACGTTCAATTTTGGAGCATACTTTGCTAGATACGATGTATGACTTGCCGAGTATGGATGACGTCGAAAAAGTCGTGATAAATAAAGCAGTGATAAAGGGGCAGAAAAAACCTTTACTCATGTATAAAGAAAGTGCTGAGAAAGTTTCAAGCTGATTACCCAGCCAGCACTCATTTCGTTAAAATTTTGAATAAATAAGCCAGTAGAAATACTGGCTTATTTTTCTCAGGTCAAATGGTTACTGTATGGACATAGATCAAATCGATTTTAAAACCAATGTTTTTGTACTTGCCTTAAGAGATGTAGTGGTTTTTCCTGGCATGGTCGTACCGCTGTTTGTCGGCCGTGAAAAGTCGATGAATGCATTAAATGCTGCGATGCAGGAAGATAAACAGATTTTTTTGGTTACCCAAAAGAACGCCACTCAAGAAGCGCCAACAATTGATAGTCTCTACCAAATTGGCGTGATGGCTAATATTCTCCAGTTGTTGAAACTGCCTGATGGCACTTTAAAAGTGTTAGTTGAAGGGGTAAAGCGTTTTGAGCTGATTGATCTGAATGATCAAGACCAATATCTAACGGGTGATATCCAACAAGTTGAAATTAATGAGTCTCTTGGTATTGAAGAGCAAGCATTAGTACGTTCTATTCAAAAAAGCTTTCAACGTTATGCTGATTTGAAAAAGAAAGTGCCTTCAGAAGTGCAGAAGAGTGTTCAGAAAACCGATGACCCAAATCAGTTGGTTGATACCATTTCAGCAAATTTAAAGCTGAGTATTGAAGACAAGCAAAGCTTGCTGGAAATGCTATCAATGAATGACCGTTTGGAAAAAATTCTAGCGACAATTGAATCTGAAATTGACTTGTTAGAATCTGAAACGCGTATTAACCAACGCGTTAAGAAGAAAATGGATCAAACACAACGCAATTTCTATTTGAATACAAAGTTGCAAGCCATTCATGAAGAGCTTGGCGAAGGTACTGAAGACAATGTTAGTGAATTCAATCGCTTAAAAGAGCAGATTGAAGCGGCTGGTATGACAGCAGATGCACAGAAAGTAGCTGAAGATGAATTAAAGAAACTGAAGCAAATGTCACCGCAGTCTCCAGAGGGCAATATTGTCCGTACCTATATTGAATGGTTGATAAATATTCCTTGGAAAAAGCGCTCTAGAGTTTCTAAGGATTTAAATAAAGCACAGCATATTTTAGATATACAACATTACGGCCTAGAAAAGGTTAAAGAACGTATTGTCGAGTACTTAGCGGTTCAAAAACGTATTAACAAGCTTAAAGGCCCAATATTATGTTTAGTCGGTCCGCCAGGTGTAGGGAAGACTTCTTTGGCTCGTTCTATTGCTGAGGCCACAAATCGTAAATATGTGCGTATGTCGCTGGGTGGCGTTAGAGATGAAGCGGAAATTCGTGGGCATCGAAAAACTTACCTAGGTGCCTTGCCAGGTAGAATTATTCAAAAAATGAAAGTTGCGGGTACTCGTAACCCATTATTCTTATTGGATGAAATCGATAAAATGGCTCGTGATCAAAGAGGTGACCCTGCCAGTGCATTGCTGGAGGTTTTGGATCCTGAGCAAAATAAAGCATTCAACGATCACTATTTGGAAGTTGATTATGATTTATCTGATGTGATGTTTATCGCTACCTCAAACTCAATGGATATTCCAGAGCCGTTATTGGACAGAATGGAAATTATTGATTTATCTGGTTATACAGAAAATGAGAAGCTTAATATTGCTATCAAACACCTGTTGCCAAAAGAAATCAAAAATCATGGTTTGAAGCCAGGCGAGTTAGAGGTAGATGAAAGCGTTATTTTGAAAATAATCCAAGTTTATACTCGCGAAGCAGGTGTACGTTTACTGAACCAGCAACTATCAAAGCTATGTCGTAAAGCAGTTAAGCGATTGGTTACAGATGACTCGATCAAGTCTATTCATATTCAAGTTGATGATC
Proteins encoded in this window:
- a CDS encoding YgaP family membrane protein — translated: MKIEKIMMMVVGTMILVSVGLGFYVSATWLLLTAFIGVNLLISAFTGFCPMVAILRKLGFQHGCAFRGCAQ
- the clpP gene encoding ATP-dependent Clp endopeptidase proteolytic subunit ClpP, whose protein sequence is MYSSEIQNALVPMVIEQTSRGERSFDIYSRLLKERVIFLVGQVEDHMANLIVAQLLFLESENPDKDIHLYINSPGGSVTAGMAIYDTMRFIKPDVSTMCIGQAASMGSFLLSAGAKGKRFALPNSRVMIHQPLGGFQGQASDIEIHAKEILQIRDKLNRALSDHTGQPIERIEQDTDRDNFMSAEQACEYGLVDKVLSNR
- a CDS encoding ABC-F family ATP-binding cassette domain-containing protein, whose product is MLSIQSIDLMAGKQLLLQGASLTIHPGQKIGLIGQNGAGKSTLLKAILGEVSLDAGSINMPQSWLIGCVQQELATTDVSALDFVVSGDELFAEVQRDIMQAEKDNQQARLVAAYDRLDHISGYLVPQKAKQLLFGLGFEEDAFTKSLSQFSGGWQVRLKLARALMQRSDLLLLDEPTNHLDIEAVSWLVQWLKSYEGAVIVISHDRFFLDEVVSGIAQIEQQKIHFFTGNFESFERQKNAQLMQQQALHETQKLKMQQLKSFISRFKAKASKAKQAQSRVKALERMEEVAAVQAMNPFKFTLFQPVHLPDPMLRVESLDFGYDKPIIENASLVLRAGDRIGLVGVNGSGKSTLLKLLIHDLSPQKGKVIHAKGLKIGYFAQHQLESLTLDWSPLNHLVQLDKTIQENDGVPITDQEARSFLGRFGFTNEKALETVKHFSGGEKARLSLALMVFQKPNLIVLDEPTNHLDMETRDALDMALQEFSGALILVTHDRHLLSSIADQYWWVHAGQVEAYFGSLDEYLNQRLQWIKTQKADEQESKLGDQGNTKKEKRQAGAQIRKRIQQATRTQSSRLKQVEKLLEQTQTEIQQLHLQLEDSALYQTENSDKLTEILKKEAEGKRLLESLEEEWLMLEEEIAVITEQLSEEDS
- the clpX gene encoding ATP-dependent Clp protease ATP-binding subunit ClpX — its product is MSEKTLYCSFCGKAQDEVKKLIAGPSVYICDECVELCNDILKEEFGEEELSTFELENLPTPHEISAILDDYVIGQKPAKKVLSVAVYNHYKRLQSGHAKDDVELNKSNILLIGPTGSGKTLLAQTMARLLDVPFAIADATTLTEAGYVGEDVESIVLKLLQKCDNDPEKAERGIIYIDEIDKITRKSENPSITRDVSGEGVQQALLKLIEGTVANIPPQGGRKHPNQDMIQVDTSKILFIVGGAFEGLDKIVEQRTEKNVGIGFSAQVKSQDEKTSLTQKFKDIEPEDLIKFGLIPEFVGRLPVIAALAELDEDALIQILTEPKNALVKQFQKMFELEGAELQFRKDALSEIAKMAIERKTGARGLRSILEHTLLDTMYDLPSMDDVEKVVINKAVIKGQKKPLLMYKESAEKVSS
- the lon gene encoding endopeptidase La — its product is MDIDQIDFKTNVFVLALRDVVVFPGMVVPLFVGREKSMNALNAAMQEDKQIFLVTQKNATQEAPTIDSLYQIGVMANILQLLKLPDGTLKVLVEGVKRFELIDLNDQDQYLTGDIQQVEINESLGIEEQALVRSIQKSFQRYADLKKKVPSEVQKSVQKTDDPNQLVDTISANLKLSIEDKQSLLEMLSMNDRLEKILATIESEIDLLESETRINQRVKKKMDQTQRNFYLNTKLQAIHEELGEGTEDNVSEFNRLKEQIEAAGMTADAQKVAEDELKKLKQMSPQSPEGNIVRTYIEWLINIPWKKRSRVSKDLNKAQHILDIQHYGLEKVKERIVEYLAVQKRINKLKGPILCLVGPPGVGKTSLARSIAEATNRKYVRMSLGGVRDEAEIRGHRKTYLGALPGRIIQKMKVAGTRNPLFLLDEIDKMARDQRGDPASALLEVLDPEQNKAFNDHYLEVDYDLSDVMFIATSNSMDIPEPLLDRMEIIDLSGYTENEKLNIAIKHLLPKEIKNHGLKPGELEVDESVILKIIQVYTREAGVRLLNQQLSKLCRKAVKRLVTDDSIKSIHIQVDDLEEYLGVARYRFGLADERNQIGQVAGLAWTRVGGDLLRIEATAMPGKGKNTSTGQLGSVMQESTQAAMSVIRSRTKELGLSDDFYEKQDVHLHFPEGATKKDGPSAGIAICTAIASVLTQIPVRADVAMTGEITLRGEVLPIGGLKEKLLAASRGGIKTVLIPYDNIRDLSEIPDEVKKDLDIHPVQWIDEVFKIALEFMPEKTESAINVNDEVIEKIVANETVKAKNLKKEHKRH
- the tig gene encoding trigger factor, which produces MQVTVEKPQSGLEHKITVVMPSGDLDSKVEKRLNEMRRNVKMDGFRPGKVPMSVVKKRYADQVRQELIGDTVQQSFYEAIKKESLNVAGYPMFDSLDEKDGSIEFTARFDVFPEVELPDFSKLKVEKIVAEVTDKDVDGMINKLREQKMAWKPSKSAAKKAKKDEQVIIDFVGKKDGVEFERGSAENVPLVLGSGQMIPGFEDGIIGMKKGEEKVIEVTFPEDYQSEELKGQTVTFDITVHSIQTKVLPDLDEEFIKSFGIDEGTEEALKAEIRSNMESELARTVDSKNRTAIFDALSEAVKIDLPKAAVEQEASALMQRQAQSFQEQGIKPEDVGLTIDAFMPDAETRVKLGLVLGDIIKENKIEATDADRKAYIEEQASSYEDPQQVIDWYAKNPDAQREIDSLLVEKQVANLISEKAKSKEVKKSFDDVVSQAG